Proteins encoded by one window of Akkermansia muciniphila ATCC BAA-835:
- the gcvP gene encoding aminomethyl-transferring glycine dehydrogenase → MNTHSDFASRHIGPQGEERREMLDSLGYRTLDELIADIVPADIRMKAPLDLPAAKSETEALEELRSILRKNKLLKTFIGQGYYGTITPSVILRNVLENPGWYTAYTPYQPEIAQGRLEMLMNFQTMVSSLTGLPVANASLLDEGTAAAEAVTMCRNARPKANTFFVADTCHPQTISVIRTRAAFQGVNIIVGDCSSFDPASIGADLAGVLVQYPDTLGRICDYTDFFSRVHATGALCVVAADLMALTVIREPGAFGADICIGNTQHFGIPMGFGGPHAAYMSCTDALKRRMPGRLIGMSIDTLGRPAYRLALQTREQHIRRDKATSNICTAQVLLAVLAAFYAVYHGQEGLKRIGTEIHLKTKSLYKALTEAGIAIENKNFFDTLLLSVPGQADAMVQKALEAGYNIRRVDADHAAISLDETATCADIAALASALAGAETSAACDCDAPAWDPVHTRQTPFCTEKAFNSYHSETEMMRYIRRLESRDLALNEAMIPLGSCTMKLNAASEMIPITWPEANSLHPFVPADQSEGIREMLSILSDRLAKITGFAAVSLQPNAGAAGEYAGLLAIRRYQKHAGEGHRNVCLIPTSAHGTNPASSAMAGLKVVPVKCDERGNIDMADLKSQAEAHKDNLSCIMVTYPSTHGVYEQTIKELCDIVHANGGQVYMDGANMNAQVGLTCPGCIGADVCHLNLHKTFAMPHGGGGPGIGPIGVAEHLVPFLPGHLTLGHEEGAVASAAWGSASIAAICWMYLSMMGPDGLREATEMAILNANYIAKKLGHLFPVLYSGNKGLVAHECILDPRQLTHDAGLTVDDIAKRLMDYGFHGPTMSFPVPGTLMVEPTESEPKKELDRFIEAMERIHAEITAIINGTADKEDNVLKNSPHTAEMVSADEWRHPYSRSEAAYPVSGLLIHKFWPYVGRVDNVYGDRNLVCTCDTVEEFSKAVEL, encoded by the coding sequence ATGAATACCCACTCAGATTTTGCCAGCCGGCACATCGGCCCCCAGGGGGAAGAACGCCGGGAAATGCTTGACAGCCTCGGCTACCGGACGCTTGACGAACTCATTGCGGACATCGTCCCCGCAGATATCCGCATGAAGGCCCCGCTGGACCTGCCCGCAGCCAAATCGGAAACGGAAGCCCTGGAGGAACTCCGTTCCATTCTGCGGAAAAACAAGCTCCTGAAAACCTTCATTGGCCAGGGCTATTACGGCACCATCACTCCCTCCGTCATCCTCCGCAATGTACTGGAGAACCCCGGCTGGTACACGGCCTACACCCCTTATCAACCGGAAATCGCCCAGGGACGGCTGGAAATGCTCATGAATTTCCAGACCATGGTCTCTTCCCTGACAGGACTGCCGGTAGCGAACGCCTCCCTGCTGGATGAAGGCACCGCAGCAGCAGAAGCCGTCACCATGTGCCGGAACGCGCGCCCCAAAGCAAACACCTTCTTTGTGGCGGACACCTGCCACCCCCAGACCATCAGCGTCATCCGTACCCGCGCCGCCTTCCAGGGCGTTAACATCATCGTGGGAGATTGCTCCTCCTTTGACCCCGCATCCATCGGTGCGGATCTGGCCGGAGTGCTTGTCCAATATCCGGACACGCTCGGCCGCATCTGCGACTACACGGACTTCTTTTCCCGCGTGCATGCCACGGGCGCGCTCTGCGTCGTGGCGGCGGATCTCATGGCCCTTACCGTCATCCGGGAACCCGGCGCCTTCGGAGCCGATATCTGCATCGGCAACACGCAGCACTTCGGCATCCCAATGGGCTTCGGCGGCCCCCATGCCGCCTACATGTCCTGCACGGACGCTCTCAAACGCCGCATGCCCGGCCGCCTTATCGGCATGTCCATAGATACCCTGGGCCGCCCGGCCTACCGCCTGGCCCTGCAAACGAGGGAACAGCATATTCGCCGCGACAAGGCGACCTCCAACATCTGCACCGCCCAGGTGCTCCTGGCCGTGCTTGCCGCCTTTTACGCCGTATACCACGGCCAGGAAGGCCTCAAACGCATCGGCACGGAAATCCACTTGAAAACCAAAAGCCTGTACAAGGCGCTCACGGAAGCCGGCATCGCCATTGAAAACAAAAACTTCTTTGACACCCTGCTGCTGTCCGTTCCCGGACAAGCGGACGCCATGGTGCAAAAAGCCCTGGAAGCCGGGTATAACATCCGCAGGGTGGATGCCGACCACGCAGCCATCTCTCTGGATGAAACCGCAACCTGTGCGGATATAGCGGCACTGGCCTCCGCCCTTGCTGGTGCGGAAACATCCGCCGCCTGCGATTGCGACGCTCCTGCCTGGGATCCCGTCCACACGCGCCAGACGCCTTTCTGCACGGAAAAGGCTTTCAACTCCTACCATTCCGAAACGGAAATGATGCGCTACATCCGCCGCCTGGAATCCCGGGACCTGGCTCTAAATGAAGCCATGATCCCTCTGGGCTCCTGCACGATGAAGCTGAACGCCGCCTCTGAAATGATTCCCATCACGTGGCCGGAAGCCAACTCCCTGCATCCCTTTGTTCCGGCGGACCAGTCGGAAGGCATCCGGGAAATGCTCTCCATCCTGTCTGACCGTCTGGCGAAAATCACCGGCTTTGCCGCCGTATCCCTCCAGCCCAACGCCGGCGCCGCAGGGGAATATGCCGGGCTACTGGCCATCCGCCGCTACCAGAAGCACGCCGGAGAAGGCCACCGCAATGTCTGCCTCATTCCCACCTCCGCCCACGGAACAAATCCCGCATCCTCCGCCATGGCCGGCCTCAAGGTGGTGCCCGTCAAATGCGACGAAAGAGGCAACATCGACATGGCAGACCTGAAATCCCAGGCGGAAGCCCATAAGGACAATCTCTCCTGCATCATGGTCACGTACCCCTCCACGCACGGGGTATATGAACAGACAATCAAGGAACTCTGCGACATCGTCCATGCCAATGGCGGCCAGGTGTACATGGACGGCGCCAACATGAATGCCCAGGTAGGTCTGACTTGCCCCGGCTGCATTGGCGCGGACGTCTGCCACCTGAACCTGCATAAAACCTTTGCCATGCCGCACGGCGGCGGCGGTCCCGGCATCGGGCCCATCGGCGTAGCGGAACACCTCGTACCCTTCCTGCCCGGGCACCTCACGCTGGGCCATGAAGAAGGGGCCGTAGCGTCTGCGGCGTGGGGAAGCGCCTCCATAGCCGCCATCTGCTGGATGTACCTCTCCATGATGGGGCCGGACGGCCTCAGGGAAGCCACGGAAATGGCCATCCTTAACGCCAACTACATTGCCAAGAAACTCGGACATCTCTTCCCGGTTCTCTACTCCGGCAACAAGGGGCTGGTGGCGCATGAATGCATTCTGGATCCGCGCCAGCTCACTCATGACGCCGGCCTCACGGTGGATGACATTGCCAAAAGGCTCATGGACTACGGCTTCCACGGCCCCACCATGTCCTTCCCCGTTCCGGGCACCCTGATGGTGGAGCCGACGGAATCGGAACCCAAAAAAGAACTGGACCGCTTCATTGAAGCCATGGAACGCATTCATGCGGAAATCACGGCCATTATCAACGGTACGGCAGACAAGGAAGACAACGTCCTGAAAAACTCGCCCCATACCGCAGAAATGGTCTCCGCCGACGAATGGCGGCACCCCTACTCCCGCAGTGAAGCGGCTTATCCGGTCTCCGGTCTCCTTATTCACAAATTCTGGCCGTATGTAGGCCGGG